In Gordonia sp. SL306, the genomic window CTCGCGGATCGGTGCTGGGATGTGGCGGCGACGCACGCCGCCTACGGTCCGCGGATTCGCTGGCGTCAGGCGCTGACGCTGCTCCGTGCGCAGGGGACAGACGTCGTGATCCCCCGGGGCCGCAGCGTCGACAACGTTCTGACGGTGCCGTGGTCGGAGGTCGCGCCGAGGTAGGCGGGGTACGGAGCGGCGGAGCCGTTCGTTCAGATGCCGCGGCGGAGCCGTTCGTTCAGATGGTTGTCAGCTGTTCACCGGTGGCTACCCTGGTGCCCATGCGAATTGCGATGGCGCAGATCACGTCGGGCACCGATCCGACCGCCAACCTCGAGTTGGTCGCGTCCGCCGCGCACACGGCGGCCGACGGCGGGGCCGATCTGGTGGTGCTGCCGGAGGCCACGATGTGCCGTTTCGGGGTGCCGCTGGGGCCGGTGGCCGAACCCGTGGACGGCCCGTGGGCGACGGCGGTGTCGGAGATCGCCGCGCGGCACGAGATCACCGTGGTCGCGGGGATGTTCACCCCGGCCGGTGATCGCGTGCGCAACACACTGCTGATCGCCCGGCCGGACGGCACTCGTCTGTCCTACGACAAGATCCACCTGTACGACGCGTTCGGATTCGCCGAGTCCCGCACGGTCGCGCCGGGGGAGGACCCGTTGATCTTCGAGATCGGTGACGTCACGGTCGGTGTCGCGACCTGTTACGACATCCGTTTCCCGGCGCTGTTCACCGAACTGGCGGCGCGCGGGGCGCAACTGATCGTGGTGCCGGCTTCGTGGGGCGCGGGTCCGGGGAAAGTTCACCAGTGGGAGGTGCTGGCGACCGCTCGAGCGTTGGATTCGACGGCGTTCGTCGCGGCGGTCGGACAAGCACTGCCTGCGGATTCGTCGGTGCGTGAGTTGTCGGCGCCCACCGGCACAGGACACAGCCAACTCACAGATCCCTTCGGTAGCGTGGTCGCAACATATGACGACGGCGTGCATATCGGCGTCCACGACATCGATACTCGCGCAGTGGAGAAGGCCCGCAACACCCTGGCCGTTCTCGACAATCAACGGCCTATCCGACCGGCCTCGGCACCCATGACCACTGAGGACCTCACGACATGACCGACAGCGAGAACAGCGACAGCGCGAAGCCCGGCAACGGCCCCACCGACAGCGGCGCCGCAGGCGAGCAGCCCCGGAGCGAGCAGCCCGCAGGCGAGCGGCCCGGAAGCGAGAGCCCACCCCCGGCCGATACCGGTGAGCACACGACCCGGTTCGACCCTCCGTCGACCGAGGAATCCCCGCGCGCCTACTCGCAGGTCGGCCGCGCCGACACCACCCGATTCGAGGACCAGGGGCAGACGACGGGATTCGGACCGTCCGACGGATTCGCCCCGATCCCGCCGAACACGGATCCCGGCGTCGTGACGACGGCGCCCGTCCGGCGTAAACGCAGCACCGGCAAGATCATCGCGGCGTCGTCGGCCGCCCTCGTGATCCTGCTCGTCATCGCCGCGGTCGGTAGCGAGCTCTACCTGCGCAACAAGGCAACCGACTGCATGCAGAGCGCCTTCTCGGACCTCACCGGTACCGAGACGTCGGTGTCGCTGAGCCGAAAGCCGATGCTGCTGCAAGGTTTTGGCAACGATATCCCGTTCGTGCAGATCGACACCGCCGACAAGCCCGGTGAGATGCGCCTGCACGCGCGAGCAGAAGGCATCAAGGGCGACGGCGACAGCTCCACCATCCACTCACTGGTCGGCACCGGCTTCGTTCCGTTCGACCGGGTGGTCGCGATGAGCAAATCCATGACCTCCGGAGCCGACTCGTCTGCGGCCGGCGCCGGGCAGTCGGGAGCCGCGGGCCTGATGCAGGGCGCCACCATCGACTCGATGACCGGGAACGCGGCCGACGGCACGATCCAGGTGGACTCGTCGGTGCAGCTCGCGTTCCTGCCGATCCCGGTGTCGACGACGATCAAGCCGACCGTGCAGGACGGCCATGTCCACTTCGAGGTCGTCAAGGCCAACGCGTTCATCTTCGGTATCCCCGCGGACTTCGCCCAGCAGGTCGTCGACAGCGTCTCGGATTCGCTCTTCGGTCAGCTGAATCAGGTCACCGTGAAGAACCTGAAGGTGACCGATCAGGGCGTGGACTTCGCCGTGGACGGCGACGACGTGAAGCTCAGCGGTCAGGTCGCAGGCGGTTCGGGCGACTGCAAGGCGGCGTGACGCGTCACCCTCCGGTGTGAGAGCGGACGCCGGACCTGCGGCGACGCGAGTGTCGTCGGATCGCCGGTAAGCTGGGAGATGTCCGATTTTACCGGTCTGGTGGGATGCCGACGGCTCCCGAGCTGACGGGTGAGGTGTACCCAGACGGAGGAGAAAATGAGCGCACTGATCCTGATCGCTCTCGTGGTCCTGGTGGTCGTGGGCATCGTCGTGATGTCCCAGCAGCGATCGGGTGCCAATGCCGCCCGTTCGCTCGATGATGCCAAGGCCGATGCCCGGCAGGCCATCGAACGTCTCGGGGGCCAGGTCTTCATGCTGGTCGGCGACGGCCCGGCGTCGAAGCAGGCACTCGCCGATGCCGGAGAGCGCTACAACGCCGCCGGATCCCAGATCGAGCAGGCCAACAGTGTCGCCCAGGCGAGACTGGCCAAGCAGACCGCGATCGAGGGCCTCTACTACGCCCGCGCCGCGCGGACCGCGATGAATCTCGACCCCGGCCCGCCGATCCCGGAACTGGAAGGCCAGAAGAGTGCCGGAGCGGTCACCGAGGACCGGACGGTCGACTTCGAAGGGCGTCAGGTCGAGGCGTCACCCGGCCCGTCGTCGCGGACGCCCAACTACTACCCCGGCGGTCGCGTCGCAGGACGGCCGGTGCCTGCGGGCTGGTACTCCGAGCCGTGGTGGAAGCCCGCGCTGGTCGCCGGCGCCTGGGGCATCGGTTCGATGTTCCTGTTCTCCGCGATGTTCTCGGGCATGGCCGGGGTCAACTATGACGCCAACGCCTTCGAGAGCGGTGCCGGTGACGGTTCCGATGCCGGTGCCCTCGACAGCGGTGACGGCGGAGGAGACGGTGGCGACGGCGGAGGAGACGGTGGTGACGGCGGCGGTGACTTCGGCGGCGGAGACGGTGGCGGCGATGGCGGCGGCGGTTTCTTCGACGGTGGCGGTGACGGCGGCGGCGGTTTCTTCGACGGTGGTGGCGACTTCGGCGGGTTCGACTTCTGATCGGCAAACGCTAGGTGAAGACGACCGTCTTCCGGCCGTGCACGAGGACCCGGTCCTCGAGGTGCCACCGCAGTCCTCGCGACAGCACCAGCGTCTCGATGTCGCGACCCTGGCGCACCATGTCGGCCACGGTGTCGCTGTGGTCGACCCGGATGACGTCCTGCTCGATGATCGGCCCCGCGTCGAGGTCGGCGGTGACGTAGTGGCAGGTCGCGCCGATGAGCTTCACCCCACGCGCGAACGCCTGGTGATAGGGCCGCGCCCCGATGAAGCTGGGCAGGAAGCTGTGATGGATGTTGATCGCCCGGCCTGTCCAGGCGTCGCACAGTTGGGGAGGCAGGATCTGCATGAAGCGGGCGAGTACGACCGCATCGGGTGAATAGCCGTCGACGACGCGACCCAATTCCTCGAAGGCGGCACCCTTGTTGTCCGGCGTGAACGACACATGATGAAACGGTACGTCGAACCGCGTGACCAGGTCCTCGAGGTCGCGGTGGTTGCCGACCACCGCAGATACGTCGGCCGGTAGCTCGCCACGGTGGGCGCGGCCCAGCAGGTCGACGAGACAGTGGGTCTCCTTGCTGACCAGCAGCACCACCGACTTCGGAGACCCGGAGTCGGTGAGGCGCCACTCGGTCCCGGGTCCCAGCTCGGCCGCCACCTCGTCGGCGAACCGGGCCCGCATCTCGTCGACGCTCATCGCCACCGACCCGGCGCGCACCGTCTGGCGGGTGAAGAACCAGCCCGTCTCGGCATCGGAGTGATAGCCGGCTTCGGTGATCCAGCCGCCGATCTCGGCGAGGAAGCCGGAGATCCGCGCGACGATGCCGGTGCGGTCCGGGCACCCGAGGGTCAGCACGTACCGATGTTCGGGGTCGGCTCGGTCTGTGGTTGTCGCTGCTGAGGACGTCTCGGGTGCTGCCACATCTGTCAGTGTGCCAAGCTCGTGTGTGTGACCACCAGCGACCTGACCCGCCGCGACGTCGCGGCCATCATCGACCACACCCTGCTCAAGCCCGAGGCGACCCGAGCCGCGGCCGAGGCGGCGGTCGCGGAGGCCGCCGAGCTGGGCGTCTACGCGGTCTGCCTGTCGCCGTCGATGCTGCCGATCGACACCGGGGACCAGAAGACCTGCGTGGTGGCGGGGTTCCCGTCGGGCAAGCATCACTCGCTGGTGAAGGCGTCTGAGGCGCGGCTGGCCGTGGACACCGGGGCCGACGAGGTCGACATGGTGATCGACGTGGGTGCGGCCGTGGACGGGCGATTCGACGAGGTGTTCGCCGATGTGCTGACCGTCCGCGAGGCCATCGGGGAGGGCATCGTGCTGAAGGTCATCATCGAGTCCGCGGCACTGCTCGAGCTGACCGGCCCCGACACCGTCACCGAGGTGTGCCGTCGCGCCGTGCAGGCCGGGGCCGCGATGGTCAAGACCTCCACCGGTTTCCACCCTTCCGGCGGCGCGAGCGTCGAAGCGGTGCGGCTCATGCGCGCGGCCGTCGGCGATCGCGTCGGCGTCAAGGCGAGCGGCGGGATCCGAACCGCCGAGTTCGCCGCCGAACTCATCGCGGCGGGCGCAACGCGGCTCGGACTGTCGTCGTCGCGCGCTGTGCTGGACGGTTTCCCGGCGTAGCCGGTTCGGAGGATCAGGCCCGCACCCGGCGTGATTCGACTGCCGCGCGGGCGTCTTCGGCGATCAGATCCGCGTTGACCGCTGCGCCCGCGCTCACCCCGGCTCCCATCGAGACGGCGACCGTGGCGGCGAGATCGGCAACGTTGCCGGCTGCCCAGACGCCCGGGACGTCGGTCATGCCCATCGGTCCGGTCGCGACGTACTGGCCGCCCATCGGATGATCGGCGAGTGTGCCGCCGAGTCGGGTGAACAGTGCCGAGCGCACCACGAACCGAGGCGCGACCACCACGGCCTCGCGTTCCACTTCAGAGCCGTCGGCCATGACAACAGCCCGCACCGCGCCGTCGGCGATCGCCAGATGGTCGACGAGTCCGTCCACGACCGTGACACCCAGCGCCGAGAGCTGTTCCGCCTCTTCGTCTCCGATTTCGGGGATGGTGTGGGTGAACAAGGTGACATCGTCGCTCAGCTGGCGGAACATCAGCGTCTGGTGTACCGACATCGGGCTGGTGCCGAGCACGCCGATCCGCCGACCACGCACCTCGTATCCGTGGCAGTACGGGCAGTGCAGCACCGATGATCCCCAGAGCTCCTGCACGCCCGGGACTTCCGGAAGCTCGTCGACGAGACCGGACGCGAGGACAACGCGTCGTGCGGTGATCACGGTGCCGTCGCCCAGCGTGAGATCGAAACGGCCGGAGTCGCTGCGCGTTCCGTCGACGACCTCCGCGGCGCGGATCTCGACGCCGTAGCCACGGGCCTCGGCGCGCCCCTTCTCGAGCAGTTCGAGGGGAGGTGTGCCCTCGTGGCCGAGGACGTTGTGGGCGTGCCCGGCCGGGGCGTTGCGCGGTTGGCCGGCGTCGAGGACGACGACCGAGCGCAGGGATCGGGCCAAGGCGGTCGCGGCGCTCAGGCCTGAGGGGCCGCCGCCGACGATGGCGACATCGAAGGTGTTGCTGCTCATTGTTTCTCTCGCTTTCGGCAGGTGATCTAGGAGGTCTCGGGTCGTCGTGCGATCCAGGCGATGCGACTGCTGCGCACGACCAGGTCGTCGCGCTGGCGTAGGGAGGTCGGGTTGTTGTCGTGTAGGAGTCGGTCGACGGCCGCCAGGTCGTCCGCGGAGGCCACGCCGGTGAGGCCGGACCGCACCCGCGTCAGCCACTCGACCGCGTAGTCGGCCGCCGCGGCGGGCGGATTGTCGAGGTCGGTCGGGATGTCGCGGGTCTCGACGATTTCGAAGCCTGCCGCGGTGATGGTCGGCTCCCAGTCGGGTCGCCCGTTCCATCCGCCGTTCCAGCCCTTCCCGAGGATCGCATCACGCAGCCGCTGCTCCATCTCGCCGTCGGCGGATTCCGTGGGCAGGAAGGTCGGCGGCTGCGCGATCTCGACGACGGCGAGGACGCCGCCGGGTCGCAGAGCCCGGAACGTCGAACGGAGCAGCGATTGCGCGTCGGCGAAATGGTGCAGCGTCGACGACGCCCACGCGACGTCGACGTCGGTGATGTCGTCGGGGAGTGCGCTGTCCAGGTCGGCCGTCACGGTGCGGACCTGTCCGTCGAGGCCGGCCTGCTGCGCGGCCCGGGCAACGCGTTCGAGCAGTTCGGCCGAGTTGTCGAGCGCGACGATCTGCGACGACGTGAATCGCCGGGCCAGTGCGAGCGTCCCGGTGCCGGTTCCGGAGCCGAGGTCGACGATCGTCCGAGGCTCGGGCACGAGTGCCGCGATCCGGTCGAAGACCTCGTGGAGGTAGTGGCCGTTCACGGCGGCGTCGAGGTCGAGGACCGTCGCCATCGTCTCGGCATCGGGATGATCCCCGTGTCCGTGCGTGTGGTGATGGGTGTCGTGGGAGTGCGCCATGACATCGAGGGTAGCGGCGCTATGCGTCATGCGCATATAGTCTTGCGTATGGAGCAAGAAATCGATGCTGTCGTCCGCCAGCGCATCCGCGGCCTGCGCATCGCGAAGGGCTGGACCCTCGACTCGATGGCCGCGCGCTGTTTCCTCAGTCCGTCGACACTGAGCCGGATCGAGACCGGTCACCGCAGGGTCGCGCTGGATCAGCTGGTGCCGATCGCCCGCGCGCTGGGCACCTCGCTGGATCAGCTCGTCGAACCGGTCGGCGACGACGACGTCGTGATCCGGCCCGAGCCGCACACATCGGCAGGCATGACCGTCTGGAAGCTCTCCCGCGACGGCACGCCCGGCGGGGTGACGGTGGCCAAGATGCGGGTGACTCCCGAGCATCGCGTCGATCCAGAACACCTCGGGGTTCACCCTGGTCGGGAGTGGTTCACCGTGATCTCCGGGACCATCCGTCTCCACTTGGGCGAACGTGTGATCCTGGTGCCGCCGGGTCAGGCGGCGGAGTTCTCGACGATGGTTCCGCACGGAATGACGGCGGTCGACGGGCCCGCCGAGATCGTGTCGATCTTCGATCACGACGGTGAGCGGGCGCATATCCCCGGGTGAGAAGGCGTCCGCCGCGCCACGGGGCGAAATGGGCCACAACGTGAACTCAGCGACATCACAGCAGGCAGGCCGGGTTTTCTCGGATTTCATCGGTACGCTGGACTCGTTATGAGCGCGCACCCTCCCCTCTCCCGTCGAGCCGTCCTCGCAGCGGCCGGCCTCGGCGCCGTCGGCGTGGCCGCGGCAGCCTGTTCCACCGGCGAGTCCGGCAGCACCGACGACGCGAAACCCGCTGCACCCACGGTCAACGTCGTCTACACGCCTGCCCTGGATTCCGACGACGCCCCCAATCCGACCGCCGTCGTCTCGGTGAAGGCCGAGAACGGCCTGCTCAACCCCGATGTCAAGCTGCTCAATCCCAGCGGCAAGGCCGTCGCAGGCACCTTGTCGGAGGATCGGAAGACCTTCACCATCAATGAGCCGCTGGGCTACGGCTCGCAGTACACCTGGCATGGCACCGCGGTCGGCTACGACCGGGTCAGCACCCAGGTGACCGGATCCTTCACGACGCTGTCGCCGTCGTCGCAGATGAACGTTGTGGTGAACATCGGCGACGGCCAGGAGGTCGGCATCGCGGCGCCGCTCATCCTCAAGTTCAACGGCACCGTCGAGGACAAGGAAGCGGTCGAGAAGGCTCTCACCGTGACCACCGAGCCGCCGACCGAGGGCGCTTGGGCGTGGCTCGGCGAGGACAACGGATCGCGGGCGCATTGGCGGACCAAGGAGTATTACGCACCCGGGACCAAGGTGCACATGTCGGCCAAGCTGTACGGCGTCGACCACGGCGGCGGCGCATACGGCGCAGCCGATGTCACCAGCGATTTCGTCATCGGCCGATCGCAGGTGGTGAAGGCCGAGGCGTCGTCGCACCAGATCGTCGTGGTGCGCGACGGAGGCGTGTTGATGACGCTGCCGTGCAGTTACGGCGGGGGAGACCTCGATCGCAACGTCACGCGTTCGGGTATCCACGTGGTGACGGAGAAGTACGAGGACTTCTTCATGAGCAACCCGGCCGCGGGGTATTTCAACATCCGGGAGCGCTACGCCGTGCGGATCTCCAACAACGGCGAGTTCATCCACGCGAACCCGGAAACGATTGGCGTGCAGGGGTCGTCGAACGTGACGAACGGTTGCATCAACCTCTCGCTGGAGAACGCACAGCGGTACTTCGAGTCCGCGATCTACGGCGACCCGGTGGAGGTGACCGGCACCCGCATCGCCCTCTCCGAGGCCGACGGCGACATCTTCGACTGGATCTACGACTGGAACTCGTGGACCGGGATGTCGGCGATCAAGGGTGACCCGTCCCAGGTTACCGCACCCGCCACCCCGTCCGGCGCGCCGACGTCCAACGCGCCGGCACCGGCGCCGCCCGGCTGATCCGCCGGAACCGGCTGTCGTTCAGCCGGTCTTGACGTTGCGGCGGGCCGATGCCTGATCGCGCGGCTTGATGACGATCTGGTCGAGATCGACGTGGGGTGGGCGGGACGCGACAAAACCGATCACCTCGGCGACGTCGTCAGCGCTCAGCGGAGTGAGGCCCTCGTACACTGCGTCCGCCCGCTCCTTGTCACCCTCGAAACGGACGAGGGAGAAGTCCGTCTCCACCATGCCGGGCGCGATCTCGGTGAGGCGTACAGGCTTTCCGAGCAGCTCGAAACGCAGGGTGCGGTGCATCACCGCCTGCGCGTGCTTGGCGGAGGTGTATCCGGACCCGTTGTCGTAGGCCTCGATCGCGGCGATCGAGGTTATCGTCACGATGAGTCCATCCCCGGAGGCGATGAGTGCCGGGATCAGCGCCTTGGTGATCCGCAGGGTGCCGAGGACGTTCGTCTCCCACATCCATCGCCAGTCGTCG contains:
- a CDS encoding carbon-nitrogen hydrolase family protein, which gives rise to MRIAMAQITSGTDPTANLELVASAAHTAADGGADLVVLPEATMCRFGVPLGPVAEPVDGPWATAVSEIAARHEITVVAGMFTPAGDRVRNTLLIARPDGTRLSYDKIHLYDAFGFAESRTVAPGEDPLIFEIGDVTVGVATCYDIRFPALFTELAARGAQLIVVPASWGAGPGKVHQWEVLATARALDSTAFVAAVGQALPADSSVRELSAPTGTGHSQLTDPFGSVVATYDDGVHIGVHDIDTRAVEKARNTLAVLDNQRPIRPASAPMTTEDLTT
- a CDS encoding LmeA family phospholipid-binding protein codes for the protein MTDSENSDSAKPGNGPTDSGAAGEQPRSEQPAGERPGSESPPPADTGEHTTRFDPPSTEESPRAYSQVGRADTTRFEDQGQTTGFGPSDGFAPIPPNTDPGVVTTAPVRRKRSTGKIIAASSAALVILLVIAAVGSELYLRNKATDCMQSAFSDLTGTETSVSLSRKPMLLQGFGNDIPFVQIDTADKPGEMRLHARAEGIKGDGDSSTIHSLVGTGFVPFDRVVAMSKSMTSGADSSAAGAGQSGAAGLMQGATIDSMTGNAADGTIQVDSSVQLAFLPIPVSTTIKPTVQDGHVHFEVVKANAFIFGIPADFAQQVVDSVSDSLFGQLNQVTVKNLKVTDQGVDFAVDGDDVKLSGQVAGGSGDCKAA
- a CDS encoding DUF1542 domain-containing protein is translated as MSALILIALVVLVVVGIVVMSQQRSGANAARSLDDAKADARQAIERLGGQVFMLVGDGPASKQALADAGERYNAAGSQIEQANSVAQARLAKQTAIEGLYYARAARTAMNLDPGPPIPELEGQKSAGAVTEDRTVDFEGRQVEASPGPSSRTPNYYPGGRVAGRPVPAGWYSEPWWKPALVAGAWGIGSMFLFSAMFSGMAGVNYDANAFESGAGDGSDAGALDSGDGGGDGGDGGGDGGDGGGDFGGGDGGGDGGGGFFDGGGDGGGGFFDGGGDFGGFDF
- the purU gene encoding formyltetrahydrofolate deformylase, whose product is MAAPETSSAATTTDRADPEHRYVLTLGCPDRTGIVARISGFLAEIGGWITEAGYHSDAETGWFFTRQTVRAGSVAMSVDEMRARFADEVAAELGPGTEWRLTDSGSPKSVVLLVSKETHCLVDLLGRAHRGELPADVSAVVGNHRDLEDLVTRFDVPFHHVSFTPDNKGAAFEELGRVVDGYSPDAVVLARFMQILPPQLCDAWTGRAINIHHSFLPSFIGARPYHQAFARGVKLIGATCHYVTADLDAGPIIEQDVIRVDHSDTVADMVRQGRDIETLVLSRGLRWHLEDRVLVHGRKTVVFT
- the deoC gene encoding deoxyribose-phosphate aldolase; the protein is MTTSDLTRRDVAAIIDHTLLKPEATRAAAEAAVAEAAELGVYAVCLSPSMLPIDTGDQKTCVVAGFPSGKHHSLVKASEARLAVDTGADEVDMVIDVGAAVDGRFDEVFADVLTVREAIGEGIVLKVIIESAALLELTGPDTVTEVCRRAVQAGAAMVKTSTGFHPSGGASVEAVRLMRAAVGDRVGVKASGGIRTAEFAAELIAAGATRLGLSSSRAVLDGFPA
- a CDS encoding NAD(P)/FAD-dependent oxidoreductase is translated as MSSNTFDVAIVGGGPSGLSAATALARSLRSVVVLDAGQPRNAPAGHAHNVLGHEGTPPLELLEKGRAEARGYGVEIRAAEVVDGTRSDSGRFDLTLGDGTVITARRVVLASGLVDELPEVPGVQELWGSSVLHCPYCHGYEVRGRRIGVLGTSPMSVHQTLMFRQLSDDVTLFTHTIPEIGDEEAEQLSALGVTVVDGLVDHLAIADGAVRAVVMADGSEVEREAVVVAPRFVVRSALFTRLGGTLADHPMGGQYVATGPMGMTDVPGVWAAGNVADLAATVAVSMGAGVSAGAAVNADLIAEDARAAVESRRVRA
- a CDS encoding class I SAM-dependent methyltransferase — its product is MAHSHDTHHHTHGHGDHPDAETMATVLDLDAAVNGHYLHEVFDRIAALVPEPRTIVDLGSGTGTGTLALARRFTSSQIVALDNSAELLERVARAAQQAGLDGQVRTVTADLDSALPDDITDVDVAWASSTLHHFADAQSLLRSTFRALRPGGVLAVVEIAQPPTFLPTESADGEMEQRLRDAILGKGWNGGWNGRPDWEPTITAAGFEIVETRDIPTDLDNPPAAAADYAVEWLTRVRSGLTGVASADDLAAVDRLLHDNNPTSLRQRDDLVVRSSRIAWIARRPETS
- a CDS encoding helix-turn-helix domain-containing protein; the encoded protein is MEQEIDAVVRQRIRGLRIAKGWTLDSMAARCFLSPSTLSRIETGHRRVALDQLVPIARALGTSLDQLVEPVGDDDVVIRPEPHTSAGMTVWKLSRDGTPGGVTVAKMRVTPEHRVDPEHLGVHPGREWFTVISGTIRLHLGERVILVPPGQAAEFSTMVPHGMTAVDGPAEIVSIFDHDGERAHIPG
- a CDS encoding L,D-transpeptidase; protein product: MSAHPPLSRRAVLAAAGLGAVGVAAAACSTGESGSTDDAKPAAPTVNVVYTPALDSDDAPNPTAVVSVKAENGLLNPDVKLLNPSGKAVAGTLSEDRKTFTINEPLGYGSQYTWHGTAVGYDRVSTQVTGSFTTLSPSSQMNVVVNIGDGQEVGIAAPLILKFNGTVEDKEAVEKALTVTTEPPTEGAWAWLGEDNGSRAHWRTKEYYAPGTKVHMSAKLYGVDHGGGAYGAADVTSDFVIGRSQVVKAEASSHQIVVVRDGGVLMTLPCSYGGGDLDRNVTRSGIHVVTEKYEDFFMSNPAAGYFNIRERYAVRISNNGEFIHANPETIGVQGSSNVTNGCINLSLENAQRYFESAIYGDPVEVTGTRIALSEADGDIFDWIYDWNSWTGMSAIKGDPSQVTAPATPSGAPTSNAPAPAPPG
- a CDS encoding SDR family NAD(P)-dependent oxidoreductase — encoded protein: MSSSTAQPGSSESEQKVAVVTGASSGIGAATARQLAAQGYHVVLGARRTELIDELANEIGGTGRQLDVTDETSVNAFVADLEKVHVVVNNAGGAKGLDPVATADLDDWRWMWETNVLGTLRITKALIPALIASGDGLIVTITSIAAIEAYDNGSGYTSAKHAQAVMHRTLRFELLGKPVRLTEIAPGMVETDFSLVRFEGDKERADAVYEGLTPLSADDVAEVIGFVASRPPHVDLDQIVIKPRDQASARRNVKTG